In Natronomonas halophila, one DNA window encodes the following:
- a CDS encoding M14 family metallopeptidase — protein MSENPFDGSPISRRQFVRLSAATGGALALPGAASAEVSSAAFDAEYEYVLNHTPEEYEVPTLVEFSDTASMGTMESIASDVRTTTSPEPAAYAQLSTTQAEEVAALPTAETIHFSPGANPFWRLGYYPLGVFPEPERSVDFLDYEEVAAGFDHLADEHDDRMRVFSVGESAGKYNYVSDRPDPRDVLFVEVTNDVEDREAFAEKKGVLVNCTIHGNERAGGEAATRFIEQVLRGEYPEVDTLLDDIALIFAFTNPDGWAARRPQYASNGVPGAPLHERGNAGGDTNRQFPNPGWVSAAHTIAEPLGATLDGETPAPDYVVDTTPDMLAFVDHCRSYENLECGIDLHGMLSSKDFVLALDGASQSSTSELQNSFELIEAIDERVTENLPEWEQLGQALSPITEQANPSVSTLSVLPEQAFNYGTPVETIGYSGTGFVDEWMAFPEELGGLGIPSLTMEMAYSNTVGGNVFDPVRVGMQADGYRGSILGAIDYATRDVEGRFEGSGDVAYVTTDELTASAEDLPYVGGEDSEAVTYDPSGDATTTETTVPSAGTTAVAYTVEDDIGSLAVHPHVHESVASARLLDPDGEVVREFDAEDGRALGGACCGLPTWEVSDPAAGEWTLELTNVLPTESNAEARFVTARGAGEAPDPRKELGYAQRDYEVTPLRYFEDLDEDADVDVDAYAPEDLNPGRLKGYDHLVVIHDDTGNKPQKYRNAIQRFVDDGGNLVLTDEGLNLLADLDVGLGAGDITQQTAYVGQLDDVNDDHPLVTDRRPIQDHLWYIAPVGYSEDEAPIYGLDNAAFESSGGTVAGTTGGDVVVGTIDAGSEAGEIQVIGSLLPPAWQGNLHPFGMTDYAATYFGHLVMTNALRGQQVREVDGEETLRIGRGDE, from the coding sequence ATGTCCGAGAATCCATTCGACGGGTCGCCGATTTCCCGCCGCCAGTTCGTCCGGCTGTCGGCCGCGACGGGTGGGGCGCTGGCGCTGCCGGGCGCGGCGAGCGCCGAGGTATCGTCGGCGGCGTTCGACGCCGAATACGAGTACGTACTGAACCACACGCCGGAGGAATACGAGGTGCCGACGCTGGTCGAGTTCAGCGATACGGCTTCGATGGGCACGATGGAGTCCATCGCGTCGGACGTCCGCACCACGACCAGCCCGGAGCCGGCGGCGTACGCGCAACTGTCGACGACGCAGGCCGAGGAGGTCGCGGCGTTGCCGACCGCCGAAACCATCCATTTCTCGCCGGGTGCGAACCCGTTCTGGCGACTGGGATACTACCCGCTGGGCGTCTTCCCGGAGCCGGAACGGAGCGTCGACTTCCTCGATTACGAGGAGGTAGCGGCAGGGTTCGACCACCTCGCCGACGAGCACGACGACCGGATGCGCGTGTTCTCGGTGGGCGAAAGCGCCGGCAAGTACAACTACGTCTCCGACCGGCCGGACCCGCGGGACGTGCTGTTCGTGGAGGTGACAAACGACGTTGAGGACCGCGAGGCCTTCGCCGAGAAGAAGGGGGTGTTGGTCAACTGCACCATCCACGGCAACGAGCGCGCGGGCGGAGAGGCGGCGACGCGCTTCATCGAGCAAGTGCTTCGCGGGGAGTATCCGGAGGTCGATACGCTCCTCGACGATATCGCACTGATTTTCGCGTTTACGAACCCCGACGGATGGGCCGCGCGGCGGCCGCAGTACGCGAGCAACGGCGTGCCGGGCGCGCCGCTGCACGAACGCGGGAACGCGGGCGGTGACACCAACCGGCAGTTCCCGAACCCGGGGTGGGTATCGGCGGCCCACACCATCGCGGAACCGCTCGGGGCGACGCTGGACGGGGAGACGCCGGCGCCGGATTACGTCGTCGATACGACGCCGGATATGCTGGCGTTCGTCGACCACTGTCGGAGTTACGAGAACCTCGAATGCGGCATCGACCTCCACGGGATGTTGAGTTCGAAGGACTTCGTGCTCGCGCTCGATGGGGCCTCCCAATCGTCGACCTCGGAGTTGCAAAACAGCTTCGAACTCATCGAGGCCATCGACGAGCGGGTGACGGAGAACCTGCCGGAGTGGGAGCAACTGGGGCAGGCGCTGTCGCCGATAACCGAGCAGGCCAACCCGAGCGTCTCCACGCTGTCGGTGCTGCCCGAGCAGGCGTTCAACTACGGGACGCCCGTCGAGACCATCGGCTATTCGGGCACCGGCTTCGTCGACGAGTGGATGGCCTTCCCCGAGGAACTGGGCGGGCTCGGCATCCCGAGTCTGACGATGGAGATGGCCTACTCGAACACCGTCGGTGGCAACGTCTTCGACCCGGTTCGGGTCGGGATGCAGGCCGACGGCTACCGGGGGTCGATTCTGGGTGCTATCGACTACGCGACCCGCGACGTCGAGGGCCGCTTCGAAGGCAGCGGCGACGTCGCCTACGTGACGACCGACGAGCTGACTGCCAGCGCCGAGGACCTGCCGTACGTCGGCGGAGAGGACAGTGAAGCAGTGACGTACGACCCCTCCGGCGATGCGACGACGACCGAAACGACGGTCCCATCGGCGGGGACGACTGCTGTGGCTTACACGGTTGAAGACGACATCGGTAGTCTCGCGGTTCACCCGCACGTCCACGAATCGGTCGCGAGCGCGCGCTTGCTCGACCCCGACGGCGAGGTGGTTCGGGAGTTCGACGCGGAGGACGGACGCGCGCTCGGCGGCGCCTGCTGCGGCCTGCCGACGTGGGAAGTCTCGGACCCCGCGGCCGGCGAGTGGACCCTCGAACTGACGAACGTCCTGCCGACCGAAAGCAACGCGGAGGCGCGGTTCGTCACCGCTCGCGGCGCCGGCGAGGCGCCCGACCCACGCAAGGAACTCGGTTACGCACAGCGGGATTACGAGGTGACGCCGCTGCGGTACTTCGAGGACCTCGACGAGGACGCGGATGTCGACGTGGACGCGTACGCGCCCGAGGACCTCAACCCCGGCCGTCTCAAGGGATACGACCATCTGGTCGTCATCCACGACGACACCGGAAACAAGCCGCAAAAATACCGCAACGCCATCCAGCGGTTCGTCGACGACGGTGGTAATCTCGTCCTGACCGACGAGGGGTTGAACCTGCTCGCCGACCTCGACGTCGGCCTCGGCGCTGGCGATATCACCCAGCAGACGGCCTACGTCGGCCAACTCGACGACGTCAACGACGACCACCCGCTGGTCACCGACCGGCGGCCGATTCAGGACCACCTCTGGTATATCGCGCCGGTCGGCTACTCGGAGGACGAGGCGCCCATCTACGGACTCGATAACGCGGCCTTCGAGAGTTCGGGCGGCACCGTCGCGGGGACGACCGGTGGCGACGTGGTCGTCGGGACCATCGACGCCGGGTCGGAGGCCGGCGAGATACAGGTCATCGGCAGTCTCCTGCCGCCGGCGTGGCAGGGCAACCTCCATCCATTCGGCATGACCGACTACGCGGCGACGTATTTCGGCCACCTCGTCATGACCAACGCCTTGCGCGGCCAGCAGGTCCGGGAGGTCGACGGCGAGGAGACGCTCCGCATCGGCCGCGGCGACGAGTAG
- a CDS encoding group I intron-associated PD-(D/E)XK endonuclease, with the protein MESHRKGDLTEAAVITELKRREVPVSLPFGDNERYDVAVETPAGRLLRAQIKTGWKRDGVVQFKGYSQHTNSEGNTYKPYTDGIDCFLVYAHEVERLFLVWEDEIETNMTIRIEDPEQHHASTNWADEYAYDARWPPENQRIRSVTGGRSPAVKPVGELLQERGIPFIQETDKDHHFTVRGPSGDDYGLRACSGSIVNGRVLFPTAESPSIDAYCVHCSETGEIYLVPDDAFDQSFSLRVEAPDQPDASINWASDYAFDERWPP; encoded by the coding sequence ATGGAATCTCATCGGAAAGGTGACTTGACCGAAGCAGCCGTCATCACCGAACTCAAGCGTCGGGAGGTGCCAGTCTCCCTGCCGTTCGGTGATAACGAACGCTACGACGTGGCCGTCGAAACGCCGGCCGGACGACTCCTCCGCGCTCAGATTAAGACGGGCTGGAAACGGGACGGTGTCGTGCAGTTCAAAGGATACAGCCAGCATACGAACTCGGAGGGGAACACCTACAAGCCGTATACCGATGGTATCGACTGTTTTCTCGTCTATGCCCATGAGGTAGAGCGGTTGTTCCTCGTCTGGGAAGACGAAATAGAGACGAATATGACGATTCGAATCGAGGACCCGGAGCAACACCACGCTTCCACGAACTGGGCCGATGAGTACGCCTACGATGCCCGGTGGCCCCCAGAAAACCAGCGGATTCGCTCGGTCACTGGCGGACGTAGTCCAGCCGTCAAACCAGTTGGCGAGCTACTACAGGAACGTGGTATCCCCTTTATTCAAGAGACCGACAAAGACCATCATTTCACAGTCCGCGGTCCATCAGGTGATGACTACGGCCTGCGGGCCTGTTCGGGAAGTATCGTAAACGGAAGAGTACTGTTTCCGACAGCAGAATCTCCTTCTATCGACGCCTACTGTGTCCATTGCTCCGAAACAGGCGAGATTTATCTCGTCCCGGACGATGCGTTCGACCAGTCGTTTTCCCTCCGCGTCGAAGCTCCCGACCAACCTGACGCCTCGATAAATTGGGCGTCGGACTACGCTTTCGACGAGCGGTGGCCGCCATAG
- a CDS encoding pro-sigmaK processing inhibitor BofA family protein has product MVTPVEIGLLVLVLALLFGAYRIIKAVKPLIVNAIVGVIILFIANYLGIAGGIDISVIAILVCAVGGIPGAILVIILAYLDIAFVGMMAPLALL; this is encoded by the coding sequence ATGGTCACACCTGTCGAAATCGGCTTGCTCGTGCTCGTGTTGGCGCTGCTGTTCGGTGCCTACCGGATTATCAAGGCGGTCAAGCCGCTCATCGTCAACGCAATCGTCGGGGTTATCATCCTCTTTATCGCCAACTACCTCGGCATCGCGGGGGGCATCGACATATCAGTGATAGCCATCCTCGTCTGTGCAGTCGGCGGGATTCCGGGCGCGATACTGGTCATCATCCTCGCGTATCTGGACATCGCGTTCGTCGGGATGATGGCGCCGCTCGCGTTGCTCTAA
- the nreA gene encoding DNA repair protein NreA, translating to MRLDEYVDDLDRDESVELRKLAEEKSYAITDHLDSAKTRLDETLSDDTLVGSTAPSVFVGSGSYPSVSAGLLAPVGDEDDAEQYVTSGKWYQQGYSIDDVFQRRTNLLNSTRRSNVDVDDVWDGFVGTQREVAIADRPVDVELGLDETPGFDLDGTLEDIAAPRGPRASAESAQLTENPHVPRAIEKTLSDDDWRAEGAMTYLYRKGFDVYDINNVLSVGALGQGDNRRLVPTRWSITAVDDTVGKYLRGTIRNAPTINETLVWHNSYIGNDYWVIAAPGDWEFELVELKAPGSIWNPDPNGQLYMAADSEGFEGRTEYVDETSGAYYASRLGVLEELADRGRQAKVFVIRHATNEYWAPVGVWQIRESVRDAFDTEPAVAETFHDAVRQLVPQLPVSLNDLRRKSTMAAGIQTDLSAFGIE from the coding sequence ATGCGCCTCGACGAGTACGTCGACGACCTCGACCGCGACGAGTCGGTCGAGTTGCGGAAACTCGCCGAGGAGAAATCCTACGCCATCACCGACCACCTCGATTCGGCCAAGACACGCCTCGACGAGACCCTCTCGGACGACACGCTGGTCGGCTCGACCGCTCCCTCGGTATTCGTCGGCAGCGGCTCCTATCCCAGCGTCTCCGCCGGCCTGCTGGCGCCCGTCGGCGACGAGGACGACGCCGAACAGTACGTCACCTCCGGCAAGTGGTACCAGCAGGGCTACTCCATCGACGACGTCTTCCAGCGCCGGACCAACCTGCTCAATTCCACCCGGCGCTCGAACGTCGACGTCGACGACGTCTGGGACGGCTTCGTCGGCACCCAGCGAGAGGTCGCCATCGCGGACCGCCCGGTTGACGTGGAACTCGGATTGGACGAGACGCCCGGATTCGACCTCGACGGCACCTTAGAGGACATCGCCGCGCCGCGCGGCCCCCGCGCCAGCGCGGAATCCGCACAGCTAACCGAGAACCCACACGTCCCCCGCGCCATCGAGAAAACCCTCTCGGATGACGACTGGCGCGCCGAGGGCGCGATGACCTACCTCTACCGCAAGGGCTTCGACGTCTACGACATCAACAACGTCCTCTCGGTCGGTGCCTTAGGGCAGGGCGACAACCGCCGACTCGTCCCCACGCGCTGGTCGATTACCGCAGTCGACGACACTGTCGGGAAATACCTCCGTGGCACCATCCGCAACGCCCCCACCATCAACGAGACGCTCGTGTGGCACAACAGCTACATCGGCAACGACTACTGGGTCATCGCGGCGCCCGGCGACTGGGAGTTCGAGTTGGTCGAACTGAAAGCCCCCGGCTCTATCTGGAATCCCGACCCGAACGGCCAACTCTACATGGCTGCTGACAGCGAGGGCTTCGAGGGCCGAACGGAGTACGTCGACGAGACCTCCGGCGCCTACTACGCCTCCCGGCTCGGCGTCCTCGAAGAACTCGCCGACCGCGGCCGACAGGCCAAGGTGTTCGTCATCCGCCACGCTACCAACGAATACTGGGCGCCCGTCGGCGTCTGGCAGATTCGCGAATCGGTTCGCGACGCCTTCGATACCGAACCGGCCGTCGCCGAAACCTTCCACGACGCCGTCCGCCAACTGGTGCCGCAACTGCCCGTCTCGCTGAACGACCTCCGCAGAAAGTCGACGATGGCCGCCGGCATTCAGACCGACCTCTCGGCCTTCGGCATCGAGTAA
- a CDS encoding transcription initiation factor IIB: MTRPTRQRERETESEGETAEQDEGTTCPECSSDNIVKDADRGEMVCDDCGLVVEEDHIDPGPEWRAFNHSERQEKSRVGAPTTQTMHDKGLTTTIDWKDKDAYGRSISSKKRSQMHRLRKWQERIRTKDAGERNLQFALSEIDRMASALGVPRSVREVASVIYRRALDDDLIRGRSIEGVATAALYAACRKEGIPRSLEEISEVSRVERKEIGRTYRYISQELGLEMEPVDPKKYVPRFCSELELSEEVQTKANEIIETTAEKGLLSGKSPTGYAAAAIYAASLLCNEKKTQREVADVAQVTEVTIRNRYQEQIEAMGIHS, translated from the coding sequence ATGACACGGCCCACCCGTCAACGGGAGCGCGAGACCGAATCCGAGGGGGAAACCGCCGAACAGGACGAAGGGACGACCTGTCCGGAGTGTTCATCTGACAATATCGTTAAGGATGCTGACAGGGGTGAGATGGTCTGCGACGACTGTGGGCTCGTCGTTGAGGAAGACCACATCGACCCCGGCCCGGAGTGGCGGGCGTTCAACCACTCGGAGCGTCAGGAGAAATCCCGCGTCGGCGCGCCGACCACCCAGACGATGCACGACAAGGGGCTGACGACCACCATCGACTGGAAGGACAAGGACGCCTACGGTCGCTCCATCTCCTCGAAGAAACGCAGCCAGATGCACCGCCTCCGGAAATGGCAGGAACGCATCCGGACCAAGGACGCCGGCGAACGCAACCTCCAGTTCGCCCTCAGCGAAATCGACCGGATGGCCTCCGCGCTGGGCGTTCCCCGCTCGGTACGCGAAGTCGCCTCCGTCATCTACCGGCGCGCCCTCGACGACGACCTGATTCGTGGCCGCTCCATCGAGGGCGTCGCCACCGCCGCCCTCTATGCCGCCTGTCGGAAGGAAGGCATCCCCCGCTCGCTGGAGGAAATCAGCGAAGTCTCACGGGTCGAACGGAAGGAAATCGGCCGGACCTACCGCTATATCTCACAGGAACTCGGCCTCGAGATGGAACCCGTCGACCCCAAGAAGTACGTCCCACGCTTTTGCTCCGAACTCGAACTCTCCGAAGAAGTCCAGACCAAAGCCAACGAAATCATCGAAACGACCGCCGAGAAGGGCCTGCTCTCCGGCAAATCCCCGACCGGCTACGCCGCCGCGGCCATCTACGCCGCCTCGCTGCTCTGCAACGAGAAGAAGACCCAACGCGAAGTCGCCGACGTCGCGCAGGTGACCGAGGTCACCATCCGCAACCGGTATCAAGAGCAGATCGAAGCGATGGGCATCCACTCCTGA
- the rnhA gene encoding ribonuclease HI, with amino-acid sequence MPVIDCDPETARERLEDAGIDVEPGNTEHELWRASHAGATAVAYEDKVVVQGGSAGRLVGVIEGGGGRAHVYFDGGSRGNPGPAAIGWVIVTSDGIAAEGSERIGKATNNQAEYEALIRALEAAADIGFEELIVKGDSQLIVKQVRGEWDTNDPTLREKRVRARELFRQFDEWSIDHVPREINERADELVNEALDG; translated from the coding sequence ATGCCCGTCATCGACTGCGACCCCGAAACCGCGCGCGAACGGCTCGAAGACGCCGGTATCGACGTCGAGCCGGGGAACACGGAACACGAACTGTGGCGTGCGAGCCACGCGGGCGCGACGGCGGTCGCCTACGAGGACAAGGTCGTCGTTCAGGGCGGGTCGGCGGGCCGACTCGTCGGCGTCATCGAGGGGGGTGGCGGGCGCGCCCACGTCTACTTCGACGGCGGGTCTCGGGGGAATCCCGGGCCCGCCGCCATCGGGTGGGTCATCGTCACCAGCGACGGTATCGCCGCCGAAGGGTCCGAACGCATCGGCAAGGCGACGAACAATCAGGCCGAATACGAGGCCCTGATTCGGGCGCTGGAAGCGGCCGCCGACATCGGCTTCGAGGAACTCATCGTCAAGGGCGATTCCCAACTCATCGTCAAACAGGTTCGCGGGGAATGGGACACGAACGACCCGACGCTCCGCGAGAAACGCGTCCGGGCCCGCGAGTTGTTCCGGCAGTTCGACGAGTGGTCCATCGACCACGTTCCGCGGGAGATAAACGAACGCGCCGACGAACTAGTCAACGAAGCACTCGATGGTTGA
- a CDS encoding DUF7108 family protein yields the protein MVDERSDSTQTDDGDAPDDSPPATVIDRVVTLTRRAREAVDDNEREAYLDEREALLADHDYVPRVREEDTGETLVMYPEEWVEEGVVQIERIEDTDRAVEVSLSGVGDPDDWDAVAEHNRRVADKIETEHGEPHGATAHAFADFMSNHYAKRVEEATESEREEFTAEYLPRNAWPTDEQLDAVAASLELVEEVGQSLR from the coding sequence ATGGTTGACGAACGCTCAGACAGCACTCAAACCGACGACGGCGACGCTCCGGACGACAGCCCCCCGGCCACGGTCATCGACCGCGTCGTGACGCTCACACGGCGCGCACGCGAGGCCGTCGACGACAACGAACGCGAGGCGTACCTCGACGAACGGGAGGCCCTGCTCGCCGACCACGATTACGTCCCTCGCGTCCGCGAGGAAGACACCGGCGAGACGCTCGTCATGTACCCGGAAGAATGGGTCGAGGAGGGCGTCGTCCAGATAGAACGCATCGAGGACACGGACCGCGCGGTCGAGGTGTCGCTGTCGGGCGTCGGCGACCCCGACGACTGGGACGCCGTCGCCGAGCACAACCGCCGCGTGGCCGACAAAATCGAGACCGAACACGGCGAGCCACACGGGGCGACCGCCCACGCCTTTGCGGATTTCATGAGCAACCACTACGCCAAACGCGTCGAGGAAGCCACCGAGAGCGAACGCGAGGAGTTCACCGCCGAGTATCTGCCGCGGAACGCGTGGCCGACCGACGAACAGCTCGATGCCGTCGCTGCGTCGCTCGAACTGGTCGAAGAAGTCGGTCAGTCGCTGCGTTAG
- a CDS encoding PadR family transcriptional regulator, producing the protein MSEAQTTVPDPGIARELTAFQQNILTILAEDARYGLAIKRELESYYGSEVNHGRLYPNLDDLVEMGLVEKSELDKRTNEYALTDEGLEAVLDQLSWVFANVATDEERAERLHDLVDQRV; encoded by the coding sequence ATGTCAGAGGCACAGACAACTGTTCCCGATCCGGGCATCGCTCGGGAGCTCACGGCGTTCCAGCAGAACATTTTGACCATCCTCGCGGAGGACGCACGATACGGCCTCGCCATCAAGCGCGAACTCGAATCCTACTACGGCAGCGAGGTAAACCACGGGCGGCTCTACCCCAACCTCGATGACCTCGTCGAGATGGGTCTCGTCGAGAAGAGCGAACTCGACAAGCGGACCAACGAGTACGCCCTCACCGACGAGGGCCTCGAAGCGGTCCTCGACCAGCTCTCGTGGGTCTTCGCGAACGTCGCGACCGACGAGGAGCGCGCCGAGCGGCTCCACGACCTCGTCGACCAGCGCGTCTAA
- a CDS encoding inorganic diphosphatase, which yields MAGANLWEDLETGPNAPDEIYAVVECLKGERNKYEYDKDIPGVVLDRVLHSNVHYPSDYGFIPQSYYDDEDPFDVLVLVEDQTFPGCVIEARPVALMKMDDDGEQDDKVIAVPTEDPRYDHIEDLEDIPQQQLDEIDEFFSTYKNLEEGKEVETLGWEDKQAAKDAIEHAQDLYEEHFE from the coding sequence ATGGCTGGAGCGAACCTCTGGGAAGACCTCGAAACGGGCCCGAACGCCCCCGACGAGATTTACGCCGTCGTTGAGTGTCTGAAAGGCGAGCGCAACAAATACGAGTACGACAAGGACATCCCCGGCGTCGTGCTGGACCGCGTGCTCCACTCGAACGTCCACTACCCCTCGGACTACGGCTTCATCCCGCAGTCCTACTACGACGACGAGGACCCCTTCGACGTGCTCGTGCTGGTCGAAGACCAGACCTTCCCCGGCTGTGTCATCGAGGCCCGCCCCGTCGCCCTCATGAAGATGGACGACGACGGCGAGCAGGACGACAAGGTCATCGCCGTCCCCACCGAGGACCCCCGCTACGACCACATCGAGGACCTCGAGGACATCCCCCAGCAGCAACTCGACGAGATCGACGAGTTCTTCTCGACCTACAAGAACCTCGAGGAGGGCAAGGAAGTCGAAACGCTGGGCTGGGAGGACAAGCAGGCGGCCAAGGACGCCATCGAACACGCCCAGGACCTCTACGAAGAGCACTTCGAATAA
- a CDS encoding alkaline phosphatase family protein, producing the protein MGLFDRLRGGEGPRVAFFGIDGVPYSLISDNEEVFENLNELQAAGSGGPIDSIVPPESSACWPALTTGVNPGETGVYGFQDREVGSYDTYVPMGRDVQATRLWSRVDDAGREATVMNVPVTFPPDRDIQRMVSGFLSPGVEKAAYPDELRETLEDLEYKIDVNAKLGHKEDKEEFIEDAHRTLDARFDAFKHYIQEDDWNLFFGVFMTTDRVNHFLFKHYTQDGEYKQEFLDFYEKVDQYLGELRDMLDDETTMVVASDHGFTQLDHEVKCNVWLEENDWLSYEDDDHDSLGDISDDTTAYSLIPGRFYINLEGREPRGSVPEDEYEEVRAELKAELEELEGPDGRKVADRVVTKEKAFRGDHDDIAPDLVVIPNHGFDLKSGFKGGDDVFTTGPRNGMHSFDNACLFIDDDDATVSDSDLYDIAPTILDLLDIETDRKEFDGASLI; encoded by the coding sequence ATGGGACTGTTCGACCGGCTTCGCGGCGGTGAGGGACCGCGAGTCGCCTTTTTCGGTATCGACGGTGTGCCGTATAGCCTCATTTCGGACAACGAGGAAGTCTTCGAGAACCTCAACGAGCTTCAGGCCGCCGGCAGCGGCGGCCCCATCGACTCCATCGTGCCGCCGGAATCCAGCGCCTGCTGGCCGGCGTTGACCACGGGCGTCAACCCCGGCGAGACGGGTGTCTACGGCTTCCAGGACCGCGAAGTCGGCAGTTACGACACCTACGTCCCGATGGGTCGTGACGTCCAGGCCACCCGCCTGTGGAGTCGCGTCGACGACGCCGGCCGCGAGGCAACGGTGATGAACGTCCCCGTCACGTTCCCACCCGACCGCGACATCCAGCGGATGGTTTCGGGCTTCCTCTCGCCCGGCGTCGAGAAGGCCGCCTACCCCGACGAACTCCGCGAGACGCTCGAGGACCTCGAATACAAAATCGACGTCAACGCCAAACTGGGCCACAAGGAGGACAAAGAGGAGTTCATCGAGGACGCCCACCGCACCCTCGACGCCCGGTTCGACGCGTTCAAACACTACATCCAAGAGGACGACTGGAACCTCTTTTTCGGCGTCTTCATGACGACCGACCGGGTCAACCACTTCCTGTTCAAACATTACACCCAGGACGGCGAGTACAAACAGGAGTTCCTGGACTTCTACGAGAAGGTCGACCAGTACCTCGGCGAACTGCGCGACATGCTCGACGACGAGACGACGATGGTCGTCGCCTCCGACCACGGATTCACCCAACTCGACCACGAGGTCAAATGCAACGTCTGGCTGGAGGAGAACGACTGGCTCTCCTACGAGGACGACGACCACGACAGCCTCGGCGACATCAGCGACGACACCACGGCCTACTCCCTAATTCCGGGTCGCTTCTACATCAATCTCGAAGGCCGCGAACCGCGCGGGTCCGTCCCCGAAGACGAATACGAGGAGGTCCGTGCCGAACTCAAGGCCGAACTCGAAGAACTGGAAGGCCCCGACGGCCGCAAGGTCGCCGACCGCGTCGTCACCAAGGAGAAGGCTTTCCGCGGCGACCACGACGACATCGCCCCGGACCTCGTGGTCATCCCGAACCACGGCTTCGACCTCAAATCCGGCTTCAAGGGCGGCGACGACGTGTTCACGACCGGCCCCCGAAACGGCATGCACAGCTTCGACAACGCGTGTCTGTTCATCGATGACGACGACGCGACCGTCTCGGATTCGGACCTCTACGACATCGCGCCGACCATCCTCGACTTGCTGGATATCGAAACCGACCGCAAGGAGTTCGACGGCGCGAGCCTCATCTAA